The nucleotide window GTGAAACCCGAGATAAGGAAACCGCTAAAACCGCGATTGAAGCCGCCTTAACCGGTCACTTGGTTTTAACCACCCTCCATACTAATGATGCCGCCGGCGCGATCGCTCGTTTGGATGAAATGGGGGTTGAACCGTTTATGATTTCGGGTGCATTATTGGGAGTTTTGGCACAACGGTTAATGCGGCGAGTCTGTACGGAATGTCGAGTTCCTTATAATCCTGACAAAGCGGAATTAGCTCGGTTTGGCTTATCGGCTTCTAATAATGATGAAGTGACTTTTTACAAAGCAAAGGCTTTAACCTTGGATGAACTTGCTCAAGCTAAACAACAAGGTACAGTCTGTTCTAAATGTGGCGGAAAAGGCTATAAAGGTCGGGTTGGGGTTTATGAAGTGATGCAAAATAGCGAACGCCTGCAAAAATTAATCAATGAAGGAGCAACAACCGATCGCATTAAGGATGCTGCTGTAGAAGAAGGGATGACGACCTTATTAGCTTACAGTTTAAATCTAGTGCAAGAAGGTTACACCACCTTAGAAGAAGTGGAACGGGTGACATTTACAGATTCAGGTTTAGAGGCTGAACTAAAAGCTAAACGGAAGAGTGGGTTAATTTGTCGCTCTTGTCAAGCGGATTTAGTTCCAGAATGGCTTGATTGTCCTTATTGTATGACTCCTCGTTTTAGTGAGTAAACCGTTAACACTCATCAGTAATTAATTTTCAGGAATAACTAATTTTTAAAAAAAGGAGATGAACTCATGGCAGTCGATTTTTTAATCGAAGATTTAATGGAACAACTCGTAGAAATGGGGGGTTCTGATATGCACATTCAAGCGGGTGCGCCGATTTATTTTCGGATTAGTGGTCGCTTAAATCCGATTGATGATGAAGTTCTTTCTCCTCAAGATAGTCAGAAATTAATTTTTAGTATGCTCAACAATACTCAACGGAAAGAATTAGAGCAAAACTGGGAATTAGACTGTTCTTATGGGGTTAAAGGATTAGCTCGTTTTCGGGTTAATGTGTATAAAGAGCGGGGATGTTATGCGGCTTGTTTAAGAGCCTTATCTTCTAAAATTCCTAATTTTGAACAGTTGGCTTTACCGAATATTGTCCGCGAAATGGCAGAAAGACCGAGAGGAATGATTTTAGTAACGGGTCAAACTGGGTCAGGAAAAACTACCACGTTAGCGGCTATTTTAGACTTAATTAATCGGACTCGTTCAGAACATATTTTAACGGTAGAAGATCCCATTGAATATGTTTTTCCTAATGTTAAGAGTTTATTTCATCAACGGCAAAAGGGAGAAGATACTAAAAGTTTTGCCAATGCTTTAAAGGCAGCCTTACGGGAAGATCCGGATATTATTCTCGTGGGGGAAATGCGGGATTTAGAAACAATTTCTCTAGCTATTTCTGCGGCAGAAACAGGACACCTCGTTTTAGGAACATTACACACCAGTTCGGCGGCGGGGACTATTGACCGGATTATTGATGTGTTTCCCGCTAACCAACAAGCTCAAATTAGAGCCATGTTATCTAACTCTTTATTAGCGGTATTTAGTCAATGTTTAGTGAAAAAGAAAAACCCTAAACCGGGGGAATTTGGACGAGCAATGGCACAAGAAATTATGATAGTTACTCCCGCTATTGCTAACTTAATTAGAGAAGCTAAAGCCGCTCAAATTTATTCAGCAATTCAAACGGGTATGAAATTAGGAATGCAAACGATGGAACAAGCTTTAGCCAATTTAATCATTTCTGGAACAATTTCTCTTGAAGAAGGGTTATCTAAAAGTAGTAAACCTGATGAATTACAACGTCTTATTGCTGGGGCACAATTTGGAAATACTAACAATAAAGCTAAAGCTCGTTAATTAATGGGGTTAACAGTTAACGGTTAATTGTCATTAACAAAACTATTTTGATGAACAATAATTTACCAGAAAAATTCTCTTTTTTGGATCAAAAATATGCCTACCTTTGTCGCTCAAGTTAAAAACAGTTCCGGAAAAGTTCTGCAAGAAAAAGTCCAAGCCAGTTCTCCAGAACAAGCTCGAACTATGCTGAAAAATAAATATGTAGCTGTCGGAGAAGTCAAAAAATCAGGAATTGACATCGATCTATCTTTTTTAGATTCCTTACTGAGTAATATAACGGTTAAAGACAAAGCCGTTTTTTCCCGACAATTTTCTGTCATGATTAATGCGGGAGTTGCTATTGTTAGATGCTTGGGCGTATTATCCGATCAAAGTGGCAATAAAAAACTCAAAAAAGCGTTAGCCTCTATCAGTGCGGATGTTCAACAAGGTAGTCCTTTATCAGATGCGATGGGTAAACATCCAGACTGTTTTGATCAGTTATACGTCAGCATGATCGAAGCCGGGGAAACGGGTGGGGTTCTCGATGAAGTTCTCGATCGACTCGCTAAACTTTTAGAAGATATGGCACGACTGCAAAATCAAATTAAGTCAGCAATG belongs to Gloeothece citriformis PCC 7424 and includes:
- a CDS encoding type IV pilus twitching motility protein PilT, whose translation is MAVDFLIEDLMEQLVEMGGSDMHIQAGAPIYFRISGRLNPIDDEVLSPQDSQKLIFSMLNNTQRKELEQNWELDCSYGVKGLARFRVNVYKERGCYAACLRALSSKIPNFEQLALPNIVREMAERPRGMILVTGQTGSGKTTTLAAILDLINRTRSEHILTVEDPIEYVFPNVKSLFHQRQKGEDTKSFANALKAALREDPDIILVGEMRDLETISLAISAAETGHLVLGTLHTSSAAGTIDRIIDVFPANQQAQIRAMLSNSLLAVFSQCLVKKKNPKPGEFGRAMAQEIMIVTPAIANLIREAKAAQIYSAIQTGMKLGMQTMEQALANLIISGTISLEEGLSKSSKPDELQRLIAGAQFGNTNNKAKAR